The Lucilia cuprina isolate Lc7/37 chromosome 5, ASM2204524v1, whole genome shotgun sequence genome includes a window with the following:
- the LOC111690854 gene encoding proton-coupled amino acid transporter-like protein CG1139, with protein MKTAALDESPKIAKANATSNITDDYDPHDHRNVKNPTNNWQTMAHFLKASIGTGVLAMPSAFANAGYINGFILTAIIGAIAVYCLHILIGSMYVLCKRKRVPYLTFSEAMTMGFQEGPPCFKCIVPIATPFVDGFLAFYHFGICCVYVVFISESIKQIVDEHLIVLDLRIHMCFVLVPLFLIYSIRDLRFLAIFSSIANVLLFVGFAVILYYIFDCLPPLSEREPVEKLAKLPIFFGTVLFALEAVGVILAIEENMKTPKAYLKPFGIMNIGMTVVLSLYIILGFFGYWKYGDDALGSVTLNIPQEEILAQVTKIMFAITTWISYALQGYVTADIIWHKYLSKRVKDTSKHVLFELLIRAGIVLLTFCAAILVPDLSLFLSLVGSFCLSILGIIFPALLQICVQYTTGYGPWKIRLTKNILLVAFGVFGGVVGTYVSIEEIVNAYKK; from the exons atgaa GACTGCTGCTCTAGATGAATCACCTAAAATAGCCAAAGCAAATGCAACATCCAACATTACAGATGATTATGATCCCCACGATCATCGTAATGTTAAGAATCCAACAAA TAATTGGCAGACAATGGCTCATTTTCTTAAGGCCAGTATAGGTACGGGAGTCTTAGCCATGCCAAGTGCTTTTGCGAATGCCGGTTATATTAATGGTTTCATATTGACGGCGATTATTGGTGCCATTGCGGTTTATTGCTTACACATACTG ATTGGTTCCATGTATGTGCTGTGTAAACGAAAACGTGTGCCCTATTTGACATTCTCAGAGGCCATGACAATGGGTTTTCAAGAGGGTCCGCCTTGTTTTAAATGCATTGTACCCATAGCAAC accCTTTGTGGATGGTTTCTTGGCCTTTTATCATTTTGGTATTTGCTGTGTCTATGTTGTCTTTATCTCGGAGAGCATCAAACAAATTGTTGATGAACATTTAATCGTTTTGGATTTAAGAATTCACATGTGTTTCGTCTTAGTgccattatttttaatttacagtaTTAGAGATTTAAGATTTTTGGCAATATTCTCCTCAATTGCTAATGTGCTGCTCTTTGTGG gTTTTGCTGTTATTCTGTATTATATATTTGATTGTTTACCACCCCTATCGGAACGTGAACCCGTAGAGAAACTAGCCAAGTTGCCAATTTTCTTTGGCACTGTTCTCTTTGCTTTGGAGGCTGTTGGTGTG aTTTTAGCCATCGAAGAGAATATGAAAACACCAAAAGCATATTTAAAACCATTTGGCATTATGAATATCGGCATGACAGTCGTTTTAAGTCTCTACATAATTTTGGGTTTCTTTGGCTACTGGAAATATGGTGATGATGCCTTGGGCAGTGTTACATTGAATATACCACAAGAAGAAAT tttggcacaagttacaaaaataatgtttgcCATTACAACATGGATTTCATATGCTTTACAGGGTTATGTTACGGCCGATATCATCTGGCATAAATATCTGTCGAAACGAGTAAAAGACACATCGAAACATGTTCTCTTTGAATTGCTTATAAGGGCTGGAATTGTTCTTTTAACAT TTTGTGCAGCCATTCTTGTGCCGGATTTATCACTGTTTTTGTCGTTGGTCGGTTCATTTTGTTTGTCGATTTTGGGAATTATATTCCCAGCATTATTACAAATTTGTGTACAATATACCACTGGCTATGGTCCATGGAAGATACGattaaccaaaaatatattactGGTGGCATTTGGAGTTTTTGGTGGCGTAGTTGGAACGTATGTTAGTATTGAGGAAATTGTGAatgcatataaaaaataa